One Cedecea neteri DNA segment encodes these proteins:
- a CDS encoding 6-phospho-beta-glucosidase: MSGFKEGFLWGGAVAAHQLEGGWKEGGKGVSVADVMTAGAHGVPREITDGVLQGKNYPNHEAIDFYHRYKEDIQLFAEMGFKCFRTSIAWTRIFPQGDELEPNEAGLQFYDDLFDECLKHGIEPVITLSHFEMPYHLVTEYGGWRNRKLIDFFLRFSKVVFTRYQHKVKYWMTFNEINNQANYHEDFAPFTNSGLKYQPGEDREPVMYQASHYELVASALAVRAAREINPALQVGCMIAMCPIYPLTCAPGDMMMAMNAMHRRYWFTDVHVRGKYPQHLLNYFERRGFELDITDEDLAALAEGCVDYIGFSYYMSFATKASADNPQFDYDESKSLVSNPYVQKSDWGWQIDPVGLRYSLNWFWDHYQLPLFIVENGFGAIDVAQADGFVDDQYRIDYLSAHVAEMKKAVVEDGVDLMGYTPWGCIDLVSAGTGEMKKRYGFIYVDKDNEGHGSLSRSRKKSFQWYKDVIESNGEKL; the protein is encoded by the coding sequence ATGTCTGGATTCAAAGAAGGTTTTCTGTGGGGCGGCGCGGTTGCGGCGCACCAGCTGGAAGGTGGCTGGAAAGAAGGTGGCAAAGGCGTTAGCGTTGCGGATGTGATGACGGCCGGTGCTCACGGCGTCCCGCGTGAAATTACTGACGGTGTACTGCAGGGCAAAAACTACCCTAACCATGAAGCGATTGACTTCTACCATCGCTACAAAGAAGACATCCAGCTGTTTGCCGAGATGGGTTTCAAATGCTTCCGTACCTCCATCGCCTGGACGCGTATATTCCCGCAGGGCGACGAGCTGGAGCCGAACGAAGCTGGCCTGCAGTTCTATGACGATCTGTTTGACGAGTGCCTGAAGCACGGCATTGAGCCGGTGATTACGCTGTCGCACTTCGAAATGCCTTACCATCTGGTCACCGAATACGGTGGCTGGCGCAACCGTAAGCTGATTGATTTCTTCCTGCGCTTCTCGAAAGTGGTCTTCACTCGCTATCAGCACAAAGTGAAGTACTGGATGACCTTCAACGAGATCAACAACCAGGCCAACTACCACGAAGACTTTGCGCCGTTCACCAACTCGGGCCTGAAGTATCAGCCGGGTGAAGATCGCGAGCCGGTGATGTACCAGGCGTCGCACTATGAGCTGGTTGCCAGCGCCCTGGCGGTGCGTGCGGCCCGTGAAATCAACCCTGCGCTGCAGGTTGGCTGCATGATTGCCATGTGCCCAATTTACCCGCTGACCTGTGCACCGGGCGACATGATGATGGCGATGAATGCTATGCACCGCCGCTACTGGTTCACCGATGTGCACGTGCGTGGCAAGTACCCGCAGCACCTGTTGAACTACTTTGAGCGCCGTGGTTTTGAGCTGGATATTACCGACGAAGATCTCGCGGCGCTGGCAGAAGGCTGCGTTGATTACATCGGCTTCAGTTACTACATGTCGTTTGCCACCAAAGCCAGCGCCGACAACCCGCAGTTCGACTACGACGAATCAAAAAGCCTGGTCTCTAACCCGTACGTGCAAAAATCCGACTGGGGCTGGCAGATTGATCCGGTGGGCCTGCGTTACTCCCTGAACTGGTTCTGGGATCACTATCAGCTGCCGCTGTTTATTGTGGAAAACGGCTTCGGGGCGATTGACGTGGCGCAGGCCGACGGCTTCGTGGACGACCAGTACCGCATCGATTATCTTTCGGCGCACGTCGCAGAAATGAAAAAAGCAGTAGTGGAAGATGGCGTTGACCTGATGGGCTACACCCCGTGGGGCTGTATCGACCTGGTCTCTGCCGGAACGGGCGAAATGAAAAAACGCTACGGCTTTATCTACGTCGATAAAGACAACGAAGGCCACGGCAGCCTCAGCCGCAGCCGTAAGAAGTCCTTCCAGTGGTACAAAGACGTGATTGAGAGCAACGGCGAAAAGCTCTGA